A portion of the Drosophila innubila isolate TH190305 chromosome 3L unlocalized genomic scaffold, UK_Dinn_1.0 0_D_3L, whole genome shotgun sequence genome contains these proteins:
- the LOC117786629 gene encoding ral guanine nucleotide dissociation stimulator-like 1 isoform X2 — MSQNVADSLPTWRLWGEEHEKNAIFTVYLKKVRYHRPTPTASNQDSDDEISHLEWETVRVRFVKAATLARLVEALATDDGELESTFINVFLSTYRTFSTPKQVLSLLTQRYDALHEKHVEELELAQQNGTAEDQSYDSPASIHEQHKKTLVSALHVWLDGFPEDWHEDNLQQILAFATKRLKRSDLHVKVLNRLERLLRQQVYGGGASNNVDNTALPWLSPQGGQQFMMHTPCGSTYDLSDQFNGLYLAPIYRGPTHFMQAFRFPHVPVRRFAEQLTRMDTDLFKRLIPHQCLGHTWARRDSGGSETVVATINQFNAVLFRVVSSILIDRLKPQERALNISRWIDIAQELRMLKNFSSLKAIISALNSNSIYRLSKVWEYLPKERMEIFTELARICSEDNNAWTLREVLKREGTAKNPDPAGDQTDRHLLKLIQNLGTQTSHGTIPYLGTFLTDLTMIHTANPDYLTEDKLINFDKKRKEFEVLAQIKLLQGAANTYNLHEDALFDHWFGSMPLLDERQAFALSCQLEPPPPAPRKSVASTNTSLTNTTASSTASIMGSGGHGHRKTDSIHSNSSSGAGSQFYCELNSSNSSRHNSLDRDAHHASLMSASSSTSNLSMDSSNSGGRQSAHSKLTHSQSLGNGLKNAALTNGTTNGSNGSPHTHINAQLVQPAGVVTQSAPDFYIIRVTYETDNIELDGIVLYKSIMLGNNERTPQVIRNAMLKLGLEDDPDRYTLAQVLPDKELVMPKTANVYYAVNTNYNLNFILRPRKDDVGGGGGS; from the exons ATGAGTCAAAATGTGGCCGATAGTCTG CCCACGTGGCGCCTTTGGGGCGAAGAGCACGAGAAGAATGCAATTTTCACCGTCTACCTGAAGAAGGTGCGCTACCATCGACCCACGCCCACGGCGAGCAAT CAAGACTCGGATGATGAAATTTCACATCTGGAATGGGAGACGGTGCGAGTGCGATTTGTAAAGGCAGCCACATTGGCCCGCCTGGTGGAGGCACTGGCCACAGACGACGGTGAATTGGAGTCGACCTTTATCAATGTCTTCCTGTCCACATACCGCACCTTCTCGACCCCCAAACAGGTGCTCAGTCTGTTGACGCAACGCTATGATGCCCTGCATGAGAAGCATGTTGAAGAACTGGAGCTGGCACAGCAGAATGGCACGGCAGAGGACCAGAGCTATGATTCACCAGCCTCCATACACGAGCAGCACAAGAAAACTCTAGTCTCGGCGTTGCACGTTTGGCTCGATGGGTTTCCCGAGGATTGGCATGAGGATAATCTGCAGCAGATTCTCGCTTTTGCAACTAAGCGTCTCAAACGCTCCGATTTGCACGTCAAGGTGTTGAATCGCCTGGAACGTCTGCTAAGGCAGCAGGTCTATGGCGGAGGCGCCTCCAATAATGTGGATAACACTGCTCTTCCCTGGCTCTCCCCTCAAGGCGGTCAACAGTTCATGATGCATACGCCATGTGGTTCAACCTATGACCTGAGTGATCAGTTCAATGGCTTGTACCTGGCGCCCATCTATCGTGGACCCACGCACTTCATGCAGGCGTTTCGTTTTCCTCACGTTCCCGTACGTCGCTTTGCCGAGCAGCTTACTCGCATGGACACGGATCTCTTCAAGCGCCTAATCCCACATCAATGTCTCGGACACACGTGGGCACGGAGGGACAGTGGGGGCTCTGAGACTGTCGTCGCCACCATCAACCAATTCAACGCGGTGCTGTTCCGTGTAGTGTCTAGCATACTCATCGATCGCCTCAAACCGCAG GAACGCGCCTTGAACATATCGCGCTGGATTGATATTGCCCAGGAACTGCGCATGCTCAAGAACTTCAGTTCCCTAAAGGCCATTATCTCGGCATTAAACTCCAATTCCATATACCGACTCTCCAAAGTCTGGGAGTATTTGCCCAAAGAACGC ATGGAAATTTTTACGGAGCTCGCTCGGATTTGCTCTGAGGACAACAATGCTTGGACACTGCGTGAGGTGCTGAAGCGGGAGGGAACTGCCAAAAATCCGGATCCGGCTGGTGATCAAACGGATCGTCATCTGCTGAAGTTGATACAGAATTTGGGCACACAGACTTCGCATGGGACCATCCCATATCTGGGCACATTTCTGACCGATCTGACCATGATACACACTGCCAATCCTGATTACCTCACGGAAGACAAGCTCATTAATTTCGATAAGAAGCGCAAGGAGTTCGAGGTGCTGGCGCAGATCAAGCTGCTCCAAGGTGCCGCCAACACGTACAATCTCCATGAGGATGCGCTCTTCGATCATTGGTTTGGATCGATGCCACTGCTGGATGAGAGGCAGGCGTTTGCACTCAGCTGCCAGTTAGAGCCGCCGCCGCCGGCGCCGAGAAAATCAGTGGCCAGCACAAACACCTCGCTAACAAATACGACAGCCTCTTCGACGGCCTCGATAATGGGGAGCGGGGGGCATGGTCATCGGAAGACTGACTCCATACACTCCAATTCGAGCAGTGGGGCGGGCTCTCAGTTCTACTGTGAActgaacagcagcaacagctccaGGCACAACTCGCTCGACCGTGATGCTCATCACGCTTCGCTGATGTCCGCCTCGAGCAGCACCTCCAATCTGTCCATGGACTCCAGCAACTCGGGCGGACGGCAGTCGGCTCATAGCAAGCTCACGCATTCCCAGTCACTGGGCAATGGCCTAAAGAATGCCGCTTTGACCAATGGCACCACAAACGGATCCAATGGATCGCCGCACACCCACATCAATGCACAGCTAGTGCAGCCAGCTGGTGTCGTCACCCAATCCGCACCAGACTTCTACATTATCCGAGTGACCTATGAAACAGATAACATCGAGCTGGATGGCATTGTGCTCTACAAGAGTATCATGTTGGGCAACAATGAGCGCACGCCGCAGGTCATCAGGAATGCGATGCTGAAGCTTGGCCTGGAAGATGATCCCGATAGATACACGCTCGCCCAGGTGCTGCCAGACAAGGAGCTGGTCATGCCCAAAACGGCGAATGTCTACTATGCAGTGAACACCAACTACAATCTCAATTTCATACTGCGACCTCGCAAGGACGATGTCGGAGGAGGTGGAGGAAGCTAG
- the LOC117786629 gene encoding ral guanine nucleotide dissociation stimulator-like 1 isoform X3: MPTWRLWGEEHEKNAIFTVYLKKVRYHRPTPTASNQDSDDEISHLEWETVRVRFVKAATLARLVEALATDDGELESTFINVFLSTYRTFSTPKQVLSLLTQRYDALHEKHVEELELAQQNGTAEDQSYDSPASIHEQHKKTLVSALHVWLDGFPEDWHEDNLQQILAFATKRLKRSDLHVKVLNRLERLLRQQVYGGGASNNVDNTALPWLSPQGGQQFMMHTPCGSTYDLSDQFNGLYLAPIYRGPTHFMQAFRFPHVPVRRFAEQLTRMDTDLFKRLIPHQCLGHTWARRDSGGSETVVATINQFNAVLFRVVSSILIDRLKPQERALNISRWIDIAQELRMLKNFSSLKAIISALNSNSIYRLSKVWEYLPKERMEIFTELARICSEDNNAWTLREVLKREGTAKNPDPAGDQTDRHLLKLIQNLGTQTSHGTIPYLGTFLTDLTMIHTANPDYLTEDKLINFDKKRKEFEVLAQIKLLQGAANTYNLHEDALFDHWFGSMPLLDERQAFALSCQLEPPPPAPRKSVASTNTSLTNTTASSTASIMGSGGHGHRKTDSIHSNSSSGAGSQFYCELNSSNSSRHNSLDRDAHHASLMSASSSTSNLSMDSSNSGGRQSAHSKLTHSQSLGNGLKNAALTNGTTNGSNGSPHTHINAQLVQPAGVVTQSAPDFYIIRVTYETDNIELDGIVLYKSIMLGNNERTPQVIRNAMLKLGLEDDPDRYTLAQVLPDKELVMPKTANVYYAVNTNYNLNFILRPRKDDVGGGGGS, translated from the exons ATG CCCACGTGGCGCCTTTGGGGCGAAGAGCACGAGAAGAATGCAATTTTCACCGTCTACCTGAAGAAGGTGCGCTACCATCGACCCACGCCCACGGCGAGCAAT CAAGACTCGGATGATGAAATTTCACATCTGGAATGGGAGACGGTGCGAGTGCGATTTGTAAAGGCAGCCACATTGGCCCGCCTGGTGGAGGCACTGGCCACAGACGACGGTGAATTGGAGTCGACCTTTATCAATGTCTTCCTGTCCACATACCGCACCTTCTCGACCCCCAAACAGGTGCTCAGTCTGTTGACGCAACGCTATGATGCCCTGCATGAGAAGCATGTTGAAGAACTGGAGCTGGCACAGCAGAATGGCACGGCAGAGGACCAGAGCTATGATTCACCAGCCTCCATACACGAGCAGCACAAGAAAACTCTAGTCTCGGCGTTGCACGTTTGGCTCGATGGGTTTCCCGAGGATTGGCATGAGGATAATCTGCAGCAGATTCTCGCTTTTGCAACTAAGCGTCTCAAACGCTCCGATTTGCACGTCAAGGTGTTGAATCGCCTGGAACGTCTGCTAAGGCAGCAGGTCTATGGCGGAGGCGCCTCCAATAATGTGGATAACACTGCTCTTCCCTGGCTCTCCCCTCAAGGCGGTCAACAGTTCATGATGCATACGCCATGTGGTTCAACCTATGACCTGAGTGATCAGTTCAATGGCTTGTACCTGGCGCCCATCTATCGTGGACCCACGCACTTCATGCAGGCGTTTCGTTTTCCTCACGTTCCCGTACGTCGCTTTGCCGAGCAGCTTACTCGCATGGACACGGATCTCTTCAAGCGCCTAATCCCACATCAATGTCTCGGACACACGTGGGCACGGAGGGACAGTGGGGGCTCTGAGACTGTCGTCGCCACCATCAACCAATTCAACGCGGTGCTGTTCCGTGTAGTGTCTAGCATACTCATCGATCGCCTCAAACCGCAG GAACGCGCCTTGAACATATCGCGCTGGATTGATATTGCCCAGGAACTGCGCATGCTCAAGAACTTCAGTTCCCTAAAGGCCATTATCTCGGCATTAAACTCCAATTCCATATACCGACTCTCCAAAGTCTGGGAGTATTTGCCCAAAGAACGC ATGGAAATTTTTACGGAGCTCGCTCGGATTTGCTCTGAGGACAACAATGCTTGGACACTGCGTGAGGTGCTGAAGCGGGAGGGAACTGCCAAAAATCCGGATCCGGCTGGTGATCAAACGGATCGTCATCTGCTGAAGTTGATACAGAATTTGGGCACACAGACTTCGCATGGGACCATCCCATATCTGGGCACATTTCTGACCGATCTGACCATGATACACACTGCCAATCCTGATTACCTCACGGAAGACAAGCTCATTAATTTCGATAAGAAGCGCAAGGAGTTCGAGGTGCTGGCGCAGATCAAGCTGCTCCAAGGTGCCGCCAACACGTACAATCTCCATGAGGATGCGCTCTTCGATCATTGGTTTGGATCGATGCCACTGCTGGATGAGAGGCAGGCGTTTGCACTCAGCTGCCAGTTAGAGCCGCCGCCGCCGGCGCCGAGAAAATCAGTGGCCAGCACAAACACCTCGCTAACAAATACGACAGCCTCTTCGACGGCCTCGATAATGGGGAGCGGGGGGCATGGTCATCGGAAGACTGACTCCATACACTCCAATTCGAGCAGTGGGGCGGGCTCTCAGTTCTACTGTGAActgaacagcagcaacagctccaGGCACAACTCGCTCGACCGTGATGCTCATCACGCTTCGCTGATGTCCGCCTCGAGCAGCACCTCCAATCTGTCCATGGACTCCAGCAACTCGGGCGGACGGCAGTCGGCTCATAGCAAGCTCACGCATTCCCAGTCACTGGGCAATGGCCTAAAGAATGCCGCTTTGACCAATGGCACCACAAACGGATCCAATGGATCGCCGCACACCCACATCAATGCACAGCTAGTGCAGCCAGCTGGTGTCGTCACCCAATCCGCACCAGACTTCTACATTATCCGAGTGACCTATGAAACAGATAACATCGAGCTGGATGGCATTGTGCTCTACAAGAGTATCATGTTGGGCAACAATGAGCGCACGCCGCAGGTCATCAGGAATGCGATGCTGAAGCTTGGCCTGGAAGATGATCCCGATAGATACACGCTCGCCCAGGTGCTGCCAGACAAGGAGCTGGTCATGCCCAAAACGGCGAATGTCTACTATGCAGTGAACACCAACTACAATCTCAATTTCATACTGCGACCTCGCAAGGACGATGTCGGAGGAGGTGGAGGAAGCTAG
- the LOC117786629 gene encoding ral guanine nucleotide dissociation stimulator-like 1 isoform X1, translating to MNFTSQANCNCQHNNHRHHHHHQQQQPTLIKSHTCAYQLQDLAGYNRALMPPLDNTDFSSAWRHVNNNSNTPCAYHQQHWAKAKSSPQHRQYHHHTCPRQKKSATSTPTSTMCRQQSQQRRSRSTSSASKQRRNSSYHSYDDLDSSSAVTNAERKVVASLKYLCACTGATLRNLSKKTKDLHAKNYTYTKPTWRLWGEEHEKNAIFTVYLKKVRYHRPTPTASNQDSDDEISHLEWETVRVRFVKAATLARLVEALATDDGELESTFINVFLSTYRTFSTPKQVLSLLTQRYDALHEKHVEELELAQQNGTAEDQSYDSPASIHEQHKKTLVSALHVWLDGFPEDWHEDNLQQILAFATKRLKRSDLHVKVLNRLERLLRQQVYGGGASNNVDNTALPWLSPQGGQQFMMHTPCGSTYDLSDQFNGLYLAPIYRGPTHFMQAFRFPHVPVRRFAEQLTRMDTDLFKRLIPHQCLGHTWARRDSGGSETVVATINQFNAVLFRVVSSILIDRLKPQERALNISRWIDIAQELRMLKNFSSLKAIISALNSNSIYRLSKVWEYLPKERMEIFTELARICSEDNNAWTLREVLKREGTAKNPDPAGDQTDRHLLKLIQNLGTQTSHGTIPYLGTFLTDLTMIHTANPDYLTEDKLINFDKKRKEFEVLAQIKLLQGAANTYNLHEDALFDHWFGSMPLLDERQAFALSCQLEPPPPAPRKSVASTNTSLTNTTASSTASIMGSGGHGHRKTDSIHSNSSSGAGSQFYCELNSSNSSRHNSLDRDAHHASLMSASSSTSNLSMDSSNSGGRQSAHSKLTHSQSLGNGLKNAALTNGTTNGSNGSPHTHINAQLVQPAGVVTQSAPDFYIIRVTYETDNIELDGIVLYKSIMLGNNERTPQVIRNAMLKLGLEDDPDRYTLAQVLPDKELVMPKTANVYYAVNTNYNLNFILRPRKDDVGGGGGS from the exons ATG AATTTCACAAGCCAAGCGAACTGTAATTGCCAACACAACAATCaccgtcatcatcatcatcatcagcagcagcagccgacGCTTATCAAGAGCCATACTTGCGCGTATCAGTTGCAGGATTTGGCTGGCTATAATCGTGCGCTCATGCCACCGCTGGACAATACGGATTTCAGCAGCGCCTGGCGAcatgtcaacaacaacagcaacacaccATGTGCCTACCATCAGCAGCATTGGGCCAAGGCAAAGTCATCGCCACAGCACAGACAGTATCATCACCACACGTGCCCGCGCCAAAAGAAATCAGCCACATCCACACCGACGTCTACCATGTGCCGACAGCAATCGCAGCAGCGTCGTTCACGCTCCACATCCTCGGCGAGCAAACAGCGTCGGAATAGCTCATATCATTCCTATGATGACTTGGATTCATCCTCTGCGGTGACGAACGCGGAGCGCAAAGTGGTCGCCAGTCTCAAATATTTGTGTGCTTGCACCGGCGCCACACTGCGCAATTTATCGAAGAAGACGAAAGATTTGCATGCCAAGAACTATACCTACACCAAG CCCACGTGGCGCCTTTGGGGCGAAGAGCACGAGAAGAATGCAATTTTCACCGTCTACCTGAAGAAGGTGCGCTACCATCGACCCACGCCCACGGCGAGCAAT CAAGACTCGGATGATGAAATTTCACATCTGGAATGGGAGACGGTGCGAGTGCGATTTGTAAAGGCAGCCACATTGGCCCGCCTGGTGGAGGCACTGGCCACAGACGACGGTGAATTGGAGTCGACCTTTATCAATGTCTTCCTGTCCACATACCGCACCTTCTCGACCCCCAAACAGGTGCTCAGTCTGTTGACGCAACGCTATGATGCCCTGCATGAGAAGCATGTTGAAGAACTGGAGCTGGCACAGCAGAATGGCACGGCAGAGGACCAGAGCTATGATTCACCAGCCTCCATACACGAGCAGCACAAGAAAACTCTAGTCTCGGCGTTGCACGTTTGGCTCGATGGGTTTCCCGAGGATTGGCATGAGGATAATCTGCAGCAGATTCTCGCTTTTGCAACTAAGCGTCTCAAACGCTCCGATTTGCACGTCAAGGTGTTGAATCGCCTGGAACGTCTGCTAAGGCAGCAGGTCTATGGCGGAGGCGCCTCCAATAATGTGGATAACACTGCTCTTCCCTGGCTCTCCCCTCAAGGCGGTCAACAGTTCATGATGCATACGCCATGTGGTTCAACCTATGACCTGAGTGATCAGTTCAATGGCTTGTACCTGGCGCCCATCTATCGTGGACCCACGCACTTCATGCAGGCGTTTCGTTTTCCTCACGTTCCCGTACGTCGCTTTGCCGAGCAGCTTACTCGCATGGACACGGATCTCTTCAAGCGCCTAATCCCACATCAATGTCTCGGACACACGTGGGCACGGAGGGACAGTGGGGGCTCTGAGACTGTCGTCGCCACCATCAACCAATTCAACGCGGTGCTGTTCCGTGTAGTGTCTAGCATACTCATCGATCGCCTCAAACCGCAG GAACGCGCCTTGAACATATCGCGCTGGATTGATATTGCCCAGGAACTGCGCATGCTCAAGAACTTCAGTTCCCTAAAGGCCATTATCTCGGCATTAAACTCCAATTCCATATACCGACTCTCCAAAGTCTGGGAGTATTTGCCCAAAGAACGC ATGGAAATTTTTACGGAGCTCGCTCGGATTTGCTCTGAGGACAACAATGCTTGGACACTGCGTGAGGTGCTGAAGCGGGAGGGAACTGCCAAAAATCCGGATCCGGCTGGTGATCAAACGGATCGTCATCTGCTGAAGTTGATACAGAATTTGGGCACACAGACTTCGCATGGGACCATCCCATATCTGGGCACATTTCTGACCGATCTGACCATGATACACACTGCCAATCCTGATTACCTCACGGAAGACAAGCTCATTAATTTCGATAAGAAGCGCAAGGAGTTCGAGGTGCTGGCGCAGATCAAGCTGCTCCAAGGTGCCGCCAACACGTACAATCTCCATGAGGATGCGCTCTTCGATCATTGGTTTGGATCGATGCCACTGCTGGATGAGAGGCAGGCGTTTGCACTCAGCTGCCAGTTAGAGCCGCCGCCGCCGGCGCCGAGAAAATCAGTGGCCAGCACAAACACCTCGCTAACAAATACGACAGCCTCTTCGACGGCCTCGATAATGGGGAGCGGGGGGCATGGTCATCGGAAGACTGACTCCATACACTCCAATTCGAGCAGTGGGGCGGGCTCTCAGTTCTACTGTGAActgaacagcagcaacagctccaGGCACAACTCGCTCGACCGTGATGCTCATCACGCTTCGCTGATGTCCGCCTCGAGCAGCACCTCCAATCTGTCCATGGACTCCAGCAACTCGGGCGGACGGCAGTCGGCTCATAGCAAGCTCACGCATTCCCAGTCACTGGGCAATGGCCTAAAGAATGCCGCTTTGACCAATGGCACCACAAACGGATCCAATGGATCGCCGCACACCCACATCAATGCACAGCTAGTGCAGCCAGCTGGTGTCGTCACCCAATCCGCACCAGACTTCTACATTATCCGAGTGACCTATGAAACAGATAACATCGAGCTGGATGGCATTGTGCTCTACAAGAGTATCATGTTGGGCAACAATGAGCGCACGCCGCAGGTCATCAGGAATGCGATGCTGAAGCTTGGCCTGGAAGATGATCCCGATAGATACACGCTCGCCCAGGTGCTGCCAGACAAGGAGCTGGTCATGCCCAAAACGGCGAATGTCTACTATGCAGTGAACACCAACTACAATCTCAATTTCATACTGCGACCTCGCAAGGACGATGTCGGAGGAGGTGGAGGAAGCTAG
- the LOC117786631 gene encoding uncharacterized protein LOC117786631 has translation MEIAAKYCHNLEHIMFTLKDDSIKKLKDNLSKLRMVKEIEVFQARDRLKPTFNMLIKALSNLKSLRCLHMTYVYLDRNEITLLSKLNQLEELRINSIKVDNMNDLFLLLGHLRILRIYNTNITLDSPYNGQLQVLDINCLSVSERTIVHLAKLHTLKQLFCKRILPCSINVLVKMSLEQIYTKSIDHIDILRLVKECSSLNALGCYGYGMDKEFLRTLLDLVEARGFQPERPFCLSIEVFEIKSKLITQLVSFPNSKLLKIA, from the exons ATGGAAATTGCTGCTAAATATTGCCACAATTTAGAACACATAATGTTCACGCTAAAAGATGACagtattaaaaaacttaaagataatttgtcaaaactgagAATGGTCAAGGAAATTGAAGTGTTTCAAGCACGTGATCGATTGAAGCCAACTTTCAATATGCTTATTAAAGCATTGAGCAACTTAAAAAGTCTACGTTGTCTACACATGACTTATGTTTATTTGGATAGGAATGAAA TCACACTTTTGAGCAAATTGAATCAATTAGAGGAATTGAGAATTAATTCTATTAAAGTGGATAATATGAATGATCTATTCCTTTTGCTTGGACATCTTCGTATATTACGAATATATAATACTAATATCACG TTGGACAGCCCATATAATGGTCAACTACAAGTTCTTGACATAAATTGCTTATCTGTGAGCGAAAGGACAATCGTACACTTAGCTAAACTTCACACTCTCAAACAGCTGTTCTGTAAAAGAATTTTACCATGTTCAATTAATGTACTTGTCAAAATGTCATTGGAgcaaatttatacaaaatctATTGACCATATTGATATATTGCGATTGGTGAAAGAATGCTCTTCATTAAATGCTCTTGGTTGTTATGGTTATGGCATGGATAAGGAATTTCTACGTACACTTTTGGATTTAGTGGAGGCGAGAGGCTTTCAGCCTGAGCGGCCTTTCTGCCTAAGTATCGAggtttttgaaatcaaatcaaagttaataactcaa CTTGTATCTTTCCCGAAttcaaaactattaaaaattgcttaa